In Amycolatopsis endophytica, the following are encoded in one genomic region:
- a CDS encoding GHMP family kinase ATP-binding protein → MIITQTPLRIGLVGGGTDLPSYYREHGGRVLNAAIDKYVYVVVKQRFDDEIYVNYSRKEIVSRVEDLEHELVREALHMAGVRSGVEITTLADIPSAGSGLGSSSSVTVGLLHALFAYQGRQVTAEELAERACAIEIDRCRKPIGKQDQYAAAFGGLCDLQFGPGDGVGVEQIELPTADRRKLQEELMLFFTGITRSADTILGEQNANIGDRLPQLGQLRDLAGEAADGLRGRDLSALGTALRKSWEAKRALASGVSNPQIDEAVEAALSAGASGAKVTGAGGGGFLLVTCPLEHQQAVRDRLTTMRELPIKLERLGSRVIFNVHRDIWS, encoded by the coding sequence GTGATCATCACCCAGACCCCGCTGCGCATCGGGCTCGTCGGTGGCGGCACCGACCTGCCCAGCTACTACCGCGAGCACGGCGGCCGAGTCCTCAACGCGGCCATCGACAAGTACGTCTACGTCGTGGTGAAGCAACGTTTCGACGACGAGATCTACGTGAACTACTCGCGCAAGGAAATCGTCTCCCGCGTCGAGGACCTGGAGCACGAGCTGGTGCGCGAGGCCCTGCACATGGCCGGGGTCCGCAGCGGCGTCGAGATCACCACGCTCGCCGACATCCCGTCGGCCGGGTCCGGGCTCGGGTCGTCGTCCTCGGTGACCGTCGGGCTGCTGCACGCGCTGTTCGCCTACCAGGGCAGACAGGTGACCGCCGAGGAGCTGGCCGAGCGGGCCTGCGCCATCGAGATCGACCGGTGCCGCAAGCCGATCGGCAAGCAGGACCAGTACGCGGCGGCGTTCGGCGGACTGTGCGATCTGCAGTTCGGGCCCGGCGACGGGGTCGGTGTCGAGCAGATCGAGCTGCCCACCGCGGACCGGCGGAAGCTGCAGGAGGAGCTGATGCTGTTCTTCACCGGCATCACCCGCAGCGCCGACACGATCCTGGGCGAGCAGAACGCCAACATCGGCGACCGGTTACCGCAGCTCGGGCAGCTGCGCGACCTGGCGGGCGAGGCGGCGGACGGCCTGCGCGGCCGGGACCTGTCCGCGCTGGGCACCGCGTTGCGCAAGAGCTGGGAAGCCAAGCGCGCGCTCGCCTCCGGCGTGTCCAACCCGCAGATCGACGAGGCCGTCGAAGCGGCGCTGTCGGCAGGCGCCTCGGGCGCGAAGGTCACCGGCGCGGGCGGCGGCGGGTTCCTGCTGGTCACCTGCCCGCTGGAACACCAGCAGGCCGTGCGCGACCGGCTCACCACCATGCGGGAACTCCCGATCAAACTGGAGCGGCTCGGATCCCGGGTCATCTTCAACGTGCACCGCGACATCTGGAGCTGA
- a CDS encoding O-antigen ligase family protein, producing the protein MSLAEARGRPLEDDSVQEGPNTGKILGAIWALLIFNTLATQGVSALIPVPRPVTQALTMSAVGIAFALALLANPRLKVRPSAFLMLLSLLLVASFASSVRMESGIGSLFRCARLGLFTGTLWLISPWMNGSMRFVRQHIGVLTVLLATVAVGLVISPGSAMPELNDGRLTGVLWPLTPTQIGQYAAIAAGLAVLLWITKLTDARSVALVGGPAVVLLVLTHTRTATLGLVVGLVIAMSSMWLTSARARRTFAWGIAVAGIAAGLLGPLLQTWILRGQDSENFGNLTGRAKVWERLLDEPRTWFEEVFGTGLSNKSFDGLPIDNSWLAVYHEQGYLGVTIVALFLITLVVVAVSRPPSPQRACALFLITYCLAASYTEAGLGDASPYLLHLAVAAGLLTSPGQRAGYLDPQRTGS; encoded by the coding sequence ATGAGCCTCGCCGAAGCGCGGGGCCGCCCGCTGGAGGACGACTCGGTCCAGGAGGGCCCGAACACCGGGAAGATCCTCGGCGCGATCTGGGCGCTGCTGATCTTCAACACGCTCGCCACCCAAGGCGTCTCGGCGCTCATCCCGGTGCCGCGGCCGGTGACGCAGGCGCTGACGATGAGCGCGGTGGGCATCGCGTTCGCGCTGGCCCTGCTCGCCAACCCGCGCCTGAAGGTCCGGCCGAGCGCGTTCCTGATGCTGCTCAGCCTGCTGCTGGTCGCCAGTTTCGCGAGCAGCGTGCGGATGGAGTCGGGTATCGGATCGCTGTTCCGGTGCGCACGGCTCGGGCTGTTCACCGGGACGTTGTGGCTGATCAGCCCGTGGATGAACGGGTCGATGCGGTTCGTGCGGCAGCACATCGGGGTGCTGACCGTGCTGCTGGCCACGGTCGCCGTCGGGCTGGTGATCTCGCCGGGGTCGGCCATGCCGGAGCTCAACGACGGCCGCTTGACCGGCGTGCTGTGGCCGCTGACCCCGACCCAGATCGGGCAGTACGCGGCGATCGCCGCGGGGCTGGCCGTGCTGCTGTGGATCACCAAGCTCACCGACGCCCGTAGCGTCGCACTCGTCGGCGGGCCCGCGGTCGTCCTGCTGGTGCTGACGCACACTCGCACCGCCACCCTCGGCCTGGTCGTCGGGCTGGTCATCGCGATGTCGTCGATGTGGCTCACCAGCGCGCGGGCGCGCCGGACGTTCGCGTGGGGCATCGCGGTCGCCGGGATCGCGGCGGGACTGCTGGGACCACTGCTGCAGACGTGGATCCTGCGCGGACAGGACTCGGAGAACTTCGGCAACCTCACCGGGCGCGCCAAGGTGTGGGAACGGTTGCTGGACGAACCACGCACGTGGTTCGAAGAGGTCTTCGGCACCGGACTGTCCAACAAGTCCTTCGACGGGCTGCCGATCGACAACAGCTGGCTCGCCGTCTACCACGAACAGGGGTATCTCGGCGTGACGATCGTGGCACTGTTCCTGATCACGCTCGTCGTCGTGGCGGTTTCGCGCCCGCCGTCGCCGCAGCGGGCGTGCGCGCTGTTCCTCATCACCTACTGCCTCGCCGCCTCCTACACCGAGGCCGGGCTCGGCGATGCGTCGCCGTACCTGCTCCATTTGGCTGTCGCGGCTGGGCTGCTCACCTCGCCGGGACAGCGCGCGGGATACCTCGATCCACAAAGGACCGGGTCGTGA
- a CDS encoding SDR family NAD(P)-dependent oxidoreductase, with protein sequence MRVLVTGGAGFIGSHTCDRLVSLGHEVTVLDVLAAPVHRGKPEHLTPGVEFYEGDVRNRDLMRNLLRRADAVYHFAAYQDYLPDFAKFTDVNVTSTAMLYEIVVAEKLDLARIVVASSQAAMGEGLYRCPEHGEQTPDMRPESALIQANWDLGCVVCGGPIEMLPTPERIANPQNAYGMSKHGGEVVAVNLGRRYGIPTVALRYSIVQGPRQSVFNAYSGACRIFNLHYLLGSAPTLYEDGRAIRDYVNIHDVVDANVLVLTDDRAAGRVFNVGGGTGYTTQEFAEIVRRQYGSALPGRISGEYRFGDTRHITSDIDALKQLGWSPTRTPADSVAEYASWLRGMPGLDAILAEADATMRALGVVRRAEA encoded by the coding sequence ATGAGGGTCCTGGTCACCGGCGGCGCCGGATTCATCGGTTCGCACACGTGCGACCGGCTGGTTTCGCTCGGGCACGAGGTGACCGTGCTCGACGTGCTCGCCGCGCCGGTGCACCGCGGCAAGCCGGAGCACCTCACGCCCGGCGTCGAGTTCTACGAGGGGGACGTGCGCAACCGCGACCTGATGCGCAACCTGCTGCGCCGCGCCGACGCCGTCTACCACTTCGCCGCCTACCAGGACTACCTGCCGGACTTCGCGAAGTTCACCGACGTCAACGTCACCTCGACCGCGATGCTCTACGAGATCGTCGTCGCGGAGAAACTCGACCTGGCGCGGATCGTGGTGGCGTCTTCGCAGGCCGCGATGGGCGAAGGTCTCTACCGCTGCCCCGAGCACGGTGAGCAGACGCCGGACATGCGGCCGGAGTCGGCGTTGATCCAGGCGAACTGGGATCTGGGCTGTGTGGTCTGCGGCGGGCCGATCGAGATGCTGCCGACACCGGAGCGGATCGCCAACCCGCAGAACGCCTACGGCATGTCCAAGCACGGCGGGGAGGTGGTGGCGGTCAACCTCGGGCGCCGGTACGGCATCCCGACGGTCGCCCTGCGCTACAGCATCGTGCAGGGGCCGCGGCAGTCCGTGTTCAACGCCTACTCCGGCGCGTGCCGCATCTTCAACCTGCACTACCTGCTCGGCAGCGCGCCCACTCTGTACGAGGACGGCCGGGCGATCCGCGACTACGTCAACATCCACGACGTCGTCGACGCGAACGTGCTGGTGCTGACCGACGACCGCGCGGCGGGCCGCGTGTTCAACGTCGGCGGCGGCACCGGCTACACCACGCAGGAGTTCGCCGAGATCGTGCGACGGCAGTACGGTTCCGCGCTGCCGGGCCGGATCAGCGGCGAGTACCGCTTCGGCGACACCCGGCACATCACCTCCGACATCGACGCGCTCAAACAGCTGGGCTGGTCGCCCACGCGGACCCCGGCCGACTCGGTCGCCGAGTACGCGTCGTGGCTGCGCGGCATGCCGGGCCTGGACGCGATTCTGGCCGAGGCTGACGCCACGATGCGCGCGCTCGGCGTGGTCCGCAGGGCGGAAGCGTGA
- a CDS encoding HAD-IIIA family hydrolase: MSQPGVLLDRDGTIIVDSGYVGSVDRVEFIDGSIEAIAALNRAGIPVAVVTNQAGVARGYYGIADVEQVHKHMIAEMARHGAHVDLWLFCPYHPDGIVQAFARRSADRKPGPGMALAAAEALDLDLAKSWVVGDSPSDVGLARAVGAKPLHVGPAGSAVDNVDTFADLAAAVRFILGDGELAMVTRDERPVKFPAARFHRADSYGGAYVNELARAFATVDLEQVSRAAKILNDAHDRDAAIFACGNGGSASIANHLQCDHLKGVRNGTGVTARVLSLSTNVELFSAIANDLGYEHVFSYQLQSQARPGDVLITISSSGRSPNIVRAIDWAVANGMHTISLTGFAGGAARRRAHVCLHVDSTNYGIVEDAHQACMHLLAQYVRQSRMTPDAVASQTF, from the coding sequence GTGAGCCAGCCAGGGGTTCTGCTCGACCGCGACGGCACGATCATCGTCGACAGCGGGTACGTCGGCTCGGTCGACCGGGTCGAGTTCATCGACGGGTCCATCGAGGCCATCGCGGCGCTCAACCGCGCGGGCATCCCGGTGGCGGTGGTGACCAACCAGGCCGGGGTGGCGCGCGGCTACTACGGCATCGCCGATGTCGAGCAGGTCCACAAGCACATGATCGCCGAGATGGCGCGGCACGGCGCGCACGTCGACCTGTGGCTGTTCTGCCCCTACCACCCGGACGGCATCGTACAGGCGTTCGCTCGCCGCAGCGCCGACCGCAAACCGGGGCCGGGCATGGCGCTGGCCGCGGCGGAGGCGCTCGACCTGGACCTGGCCAAGTCGTGGGTGGTCGGCGACAGCCCCTCCGACGTCGGCCTCGCCCGCGCGGTCGGTGCGAAGCCGCTGCACGTCGGGCCGGCCGGGTCGGCGGTCGACAACGTGGACACCTTCGCCGACCTCGCCGCCGCGGTGCGGTTCATCCTCGGCGACGGCGAGCTGGCCATGGTCACGCGGGACGAACGGCCGGTCAAGTTCCCCGCCGCCCGGTTCCACCGCGCCGACTCCTACGGCGGTGCCTACGTCAACGAGCTGGCCCGCGCGTTCGCCACCGTCGACCTGGAGCAGGTCAGCCGCGCGGCGAAGATCCTCAACGACGCGCACGACCGCGACGCGGCGATCTTCGCCTGCGGCAACGGCGGATCCGCGTCGATCGCCAACCACCTCCAGTGCGATCACCTCAAGGGCGTCCGCAACGGCACCGGCGTCACGGCGCGCGTGCTGAGCCTGAGCACCAACGTCGAACTGTTCAGCGCCATCGCCAACGACCTCGGCTACGAGCACGTCTTCTCCTACCAGCTGCAGTCGCAGGCGCGGCCGGGTGACGTGCTGATCACCATCTCGTCCTCCGGCCGGTCGCCGAACATCGTGCGGGCGATCGACTGGGCCGTGGCGAACGGGATGCACACCATCTCGCTCACCGGTTTCGCAGGCGGCGCCGCCCGCCGTCGCGCCCACGTCTGCCTCCACGTCGACTCCACCAACTACGGAATCGTCGAAGACGCCCACCAGGCGTGCATGCACCTGCTGGCCCAGTACGTCCGACAGTCGAGGATGACCCCAGATGCCGTTGCCTCCCAGACCTTCTGA
- a CDS encoding phosphatase PAP2 family protein, with protein sequence MNTSTPPPAIPLALRLPLAAVAFAAAAVSVVFAVLFAGDRTGTGLDRSAYDALKGSVDGDGFGYDVSWTIGTAGDPLWAGGLVVILAAICFALERRRLALLSLAGPALTGVVTTVAKPLVERVINGDHLSYPSGHTALLTSLGIVVGLLLTDLFRLGRARGLPLVLGLALLCGAAMSWSQTASRVHYLTDTIGGFCSAVTLVIATGLVIDRLADRVKVKG encoded by the coding sequence ATGAACACCTCGACGCCCCCTCCCGCCATCCCGCTCGCGCTGCGCCTGCCACTGGCGGCGGTGGCGTTCGCCGCGGCCGCGGTTTCCGTGGTGTTCGCGGTGCTCTTCGCCGGAGACCGTACCGGGACCGGGCTCGACCGGAGCGCCTACGACGCGTTGAAGGGCAGCGTCGACGGGGACGGGTTCGGGTACGACGTGTCCTGGACCATCGGCACCGCGGGTGATCCGTTGTGGGCAGGCGGTCTGGTGGTGATCCTCGCGGCGATCTGCTTCGCGTTGGAACGCAGGCGGCTGGCGCTGCTCTCCCTCGCCGGCCCCGCCTTGACCGGGGTCGTCACGACGGTGGCGAAACCGTTGGTGGAACGTGTGATCAACGGCGACCACCTGTCCTACCCCAGCGGGCACACGGCACTGCTCACCTCGCTCGGAATAGTCGTCGGACTGCTGCTCACCGACCTGTTCCGGCTCGGCCGCGCCCGCGGGCTGCCCCTCGTGCTGGGCCTGGCCCTGCTGTGCGGCGCGGCGATGTCGTGGTCGCAGACCGCGTCCCGGGTCCACTACCTGACCGACACGATCGGCGGCTTCTGCTCCGCGGTCACGCTGGTGATCGCCACCGGCCTGGTCATCGATCGACTAGCCGATCGGGTGAAGGTCAAGGGGTAA
- a CDS encoding glycosyltransferase family 4 protein, giving the protein MRVAINLLTDDPVNPSGAHWFWTRVIPEMAKRLTDGESFHLMVSPKSRPTHSGYGRGVDYITYPWSNEKRNLRTLSEHVYSPLRLPLGKIDVLNTLMAPIVRSAPKLVVHIKTLHAYTTPQAITPAARLYRQLSYPRTARLADAIILNSRSLVDEVQQYLKVDPAKIRLIPEAVDHDLFRPGDRDEAFEHVSRRYGVRENFVLFVSSLWPYKNCEGLIRAFAAAKSELGGRQLVVVGPGRDTEYVGELKALASELGVAGDIVWVGGVPLEETVHFYRAADVFVYPSHNETFGLPILEAMASACPVVTSNVTAMPETAGGAALLADPKDSDSIADQIVKACGPEGERLRLRGPERAGEFTWAATAERTLEVYREVHEGHAE; this is encoded by the coding sequence ATGCGCGTCGCGATCAACCTGCTCACCGACGATCCGGTCAACCCCTCGGGCGCGCACTGGTTCTGGACCCGGGTGATCCCCGAGATGGCGAAACGGCTCACCGACGGCGAGTCGTTCCACCTGATGGTGAGCCCGAAATCGCGGCCGACGCACTCCGGGTACGGGCGGGGCGTCGACTACATCACCTACCCGTGGTCGAACGAGAAGCGCAACCTTCGGACGCTGTCCGAGCACGTGTACTCACCGCTGCGCCTGCCGCTGGGCAAGATCGACGTGCTGAACACGCTGATGGCGCCGATCGTCAGGTCGGCGCCGAAGCTCGTGGTGCACATCAAGACCCTGCACGCCTACACGACACCGCAGGCGATCACACCGGCCGCGCGGCTGTACCGGCAGCTGAGCTACCCGCGCACGGCCCGTCTCGCGGACGCGATCATCCTCAACTCGCGCAGCCTCGTCGACGAGGTCCAGCAGTACCTGAAAGTCGATCCGGCGAAGATCCGGCTCATCCCCGAGGCCGTGGACCACGACCTGTTCCGCCCGGGGGACCGGGACGAGGCGTTCGAGCACGTCTCGCGGCGCTACGGCGTGCGGGAGAACTTCGTGTTGTTCGTGTCTTCGTTGTGGCCGTACAAGAACTGCGAGGGTCTGATTCGCGCGTTCGCCGCGGCGAAGTCCGAGCTGGGCGGGCGGCAGCTGGTGGTCGTGGGACCGGGCCGTGACACCGAGTACGTCGGCGAGCTGAAAGCGCTGGCGTCCGAACTGGGTGTGGCGGGCGACATCGTGTGGGTCGGCGGGGTGCCGCTGGAGGAGACCGTGCACTTCTACCGCGCGGCCGACGTGTTCGTGTACCCGTCGCACAACGAGACGTTCGGCCTGCCGATCCTGGAGGCGATGGCGTCGGCGTGCCCGGTGGTCACCTCCAACGTCACGGCGATGCCGGAGACCGCGGGCGGTGCGGCGCTGCTGGCCGATCCGAAGGACTCCGACTCGATCGCCGACCAGATCGTCAAGGCGTGCGGTCCGGAGGGCGAGCGGTTGCGCCTGCGCGGACCGGAACGCGCGGGCGAGTTCACCTGGGCGGCGACCGCCGAGCGGACGCTGGAGGTCTACCGCGAAGTCCACGAGGGGCACGCCGAATGA
- a CDS encoding nucleotidyltransferase family protein — protein sequence MKAFLLAAGKGTRLRPLTDHTPKCLVDIGGQTMLDVWLDALEAAGVDEVLINLHHLAPLVWAHLAERRGGLLVHAVQEPELLGSAGTLWANRGFVDGEDMFLALNADNLTDFDLRILIEEHRAGGAIATLSVFHAPDPTRCGILTVSDGLITGFAEKPAEPPSDLANAGMYAFSPAVLDLVAPPARDIGYDLLPELVGRARAVPLGDSWFLDIGTPEALARARAEWQGRRAS from the coding sequence GTGAAGGCGTTCCTTCTGGCGGCAGGGAAGGGCACGCGGCTGCGGCCCCTGACCGACCACACGCCCAAGTGCCTGGTCGACATCGGCGGGCAGACGATGCTGGACGTCTGGCTCGACGCGCTGGAGGCGGCGGGTGTCGACGAGGTGCTGATCAACCTGCACCACCTCGCGCCGCTGGTGTGGGCGCACCTCGCCGAGCGACGAGGTGGTCTCCTCGTGCACGCGGTGCAGGAGCCGGAACTGCTCGGCAGCGCGGGCACGCTGTGGGCCAACCGCGGGTTCGTCGACGGGGAGGACATGTTCCTGGCGCTCAACGCGGACAACCTCACCGACTTCGACCTGCGGATCCTGATCGAGGAGCACCGGGCCGGCGGGGCGATCGCGACGCTGTCGGTGTTCCACGCTCCGGATCCGACGCGGTGCGGGATCCTCACAGTCTCCGACGGCCTGATCACCGGCTTTGCCGAGAAACCGGCCGAGCCACCGAGTGACTTGGCCAATGCGGGGATGTACGCGTTCTCCCCCGCCGTCCTCGACCTGGTCGCGCCACCGGCCCGCGACATCGGCTACGACCTGCTGCCGGAGCTCGTCGGGCGGGCCCGCGCCGTCCCGCTCGGCGATTCCTGGTTCCTCGACATCGGCACCCCGGAAGCACTGGCACGCGCCCGGGCGGAATGGCAAGGCAGGCGAGCATCGTGA